In Nostoc edaphicum CCNP1411, the sequence GAGAATTTGATACATAAATGTACTAATCATGCTGCACTACTTTTAAATTCTGACTTCTGACTTCTGGGTGCTGAATTCTTACTATAAAGCTTTATCCCACTCTAACTGATGAGCTAAACCATACTTAATAAAATCTTCTTTTTTAGCTTTATCGCTTTTACCAAAAACACCTAAACTGTAAGGATTATCTTGCATCCGTTGTCTGACTTGTTCTTTCTCAAATCGGATGACTTCCTCTCTAGGTTTATCCGGTTTAAAAAAGTCTACAACCAATACAGTTCGATCATAATTAGTGTAATTATGCGGACAGTGTGGATAGCTGTGATCTAAAACCAGAAATTTTCCTTCATGCCAATAAAGCTGTTCATGGCATATTTTCATAGCCACATCTCCCTCTGGCACGATTAATCCTAGATAGCCACGATTCATGTGAGGATTATAGTTCACATGCAGCTTGATATCCAAGCCTGGATGGAATGTACCATAATACACGTTTCTAATTATCTCATCATCACTAAATTTAACTTTTTTTATTACCTGAGCTAAGTTTGGGAAATATTTCTCTCTTAATGCAAGTGCTTTTTGTGATGCATCATCTGACCCATAATCAGGATATTGTATTTGATATGCTTTAATATATTGTTCAATAAACATACCTTGAAATAAAATACCAAAAGCACTATATTTTGCATCACCTTTGGTTTTAATAGTTTGACTTTTCGGCCCCAAAATATCATAAGTTAATTTTAACTCGTCATCAGATGCATCCTTAATAAAGGATGTAAACTCATCTCTAATGACTTGCCAGTTATCTTCAAAATTTTTCAGAAAAGTAAATTCTTTTGGGTCTATATGATACTCATTAAAACTTTCCATTGTCTTTTCTCCTGAAGGTGATTTCATAAAAAACCGTTATATAATGATGGGATTTGGTCTTCGTCCCGATTCGATGTTGGAATTCCTAACTAAACTCATTTTAGTGTGAGGTCTACTATGTCTGAAACTCCCGTATTAGATCAAATTATCAAAAATGTGCGGGTAGTTCGTCCCCATCAGGATGCAATCGAACTACTTGATTTAGGAATTAAGGATGGAAAATTTGCTCAGATTGCCCCTAATATTAGCCCAGACACAGGCAAAGAGGTATTTGATGGCAAAAATTTACTGGGCTTTCCTGGGGTCGTAGATGCCCACATGCACATCGGTATTTATCAACCCCTCGACAAAGATGCTGTGACTGAAACCAAAGCAGCTGCAATGGGAGGCGTGACTACCAGCTTAAATTATATCCGTACAGGGCAGTATTATCTTAACAAAGGCGGCTCCTACCGCGATTTTTTTCCAGAAGTGTTGGCTTTATCCGCAGGTAATTTTTTTGTAGATTACAGCTATCACATTGCACCTATAGCTAGCCAGCATATTGACGAAATACCTTTATTGTTTGAAGAACACGGTGTATCTTCGTTTAAAATCTTCATGTTTTATGGCGGTTATGGATTGCATGGTTTGTCAGACCAGCAAAACCTCTTTTTGATGATTAATAAAGAGGAACGGTATGATTTCGCCCATTTTGAATTTATTATGCGTGGTCTAACTCGCTTGATGGAAAAACATCCAGAAGCGCGAGATACTATCAGCTTGAGTTTGCACTGCGAAGTTGCAGAAATTCTAAATGCTTATACCAAAATAGTTGAAAATGACTCTAGTCTGAGCGGATTACACGCTTACAGTGCAGCACGCCCTCCTCATTCCGAAGGTTTAGCAATTTGCATTGCTTCTTATTTAGCAAACGAGACTAACTGTGCAAATATCAATTTGTTGCATCTAAGTTCGCGTAAAGCAATGGAAGCAGCTTTAACTATGCAAACTGCTTTTCCCCATATCAACTTTCGGCGAGAAGTTACTGTTGGACATTTGTTATTAGATGTCGATACTCCTAATACAATTTGGGCAAAAGTCAACCCTCCTATTCGTCCCCGTGCCGATGTGGAATATTTATGGCAAGCAGTACTCAACAATCAAGTAGATTGGATAGTTAGCGACCATGCTTGCTGTTCTGCTGAACAAAAAAGAAGTGCTAAAGACCCGAATAATATTTGGTTAGCAAAGTCTGGTTTTGGCGGTACAGAATATTTACTTTCTGGTGTATTGAGTGAAGGTAGCAAGCGGGGGATGTCTTACAACCAAATGGCTAAATTGCTATCTTGGAACCCATCCCGGCGCTTTGGTTTGTTAGAAAAAGGCGATATTGCCATTGGCTATGATGCTGATTTAGTACTGGTAGACCCAAATGAAAGCTTTGTGGTATGTGCGGCTGAGTCAGAGTCACAACAAGGTTATACACCTTTTGAAGGAGTGGAATTAAGTGGAAGGGTGAAGAGTACTTTTCTGCGCGGAAACTTGATTTACAACAATGGAAAAGTTCTAGGTTCACCTATTGGGCGCTATTTAAAAAGACCTTCTAGAATGTGCACATAGAAACCTTGCTGTTTAAAAACTATGTGTTTATTAGTGTGGATATGATAACACTGTTGCAACTTGTGATAAATCTCTATCAACGCGGATAAAGAATAAGCAACCATCATCTGTTCTGTGCCAAGGAGAGGTGGTAAAGCTGGGGATATAGCCAAAGTAATCCTTTACAAATCGTTCGTCTCCAATATCACAGTATCCAGCTAGACAATAGCCTTCCTCGTTATAACATTGAATCATTGGGGACTTGCTATCATAATGTGGCAAGATAGCAAGCAGCCAGACTCCACCCCCGTTACTATCCTTCCTTAGCCACTTCTTATTTGCTTGTACAAATTGAACTGTTTCTGTATTACCCCACGGTAGCAATTTGCTATCCAATGCTGGGATGAAGCCACTTAACCTAGCATCGGGATGATTATTTAGTGCATATTTATACTTGAGAGAGCCGTTTTCCATCCACAGGATTTCCGCTTCCTCATCACCTAGCACTTTCCAAGGGCCTACTCTCACTCCTGCGGGGATAAAGGAGTAGCTATGCTTGTTTAGCTGCCACTCTCCCACTTGGATTGCACCCCTAAGCACGAAAATCTCCAAATCAGA encodes:
- a CDS encoding aspartyl/asparaginyl beta-hydroxylase domain-containing protein; this encodes MESFNEYHIDPKEFTFLKNFEDNWQVIRDEFTSFIKDASDDELKLTYDILGPKSQTIKTKGDAKYSAFGILFQGMFIEQYIKAYQIQYPDYGSDDASQKALALREKYFPNLAQVIKKVKFSDDEIIRNVYYGTFHPGLDIKLHVNYNPHMNRGYLGLIVPEGDVAMKICHEQLYWHEGKFLVLDHSYPHCPHNYTNYDRTVLVVDFFKPDKPREEVIRFEKEQVRQRMQDNPYSLGVFGKSDKAKKEDFIKYGLAHQLEWDKAL
- a CDS encoding amidohydrolase family protein, whose amino-acid sequence is MSETPVLDQIIKNVRVVRPHQDAIELLDLGIKDGKFAQIAPNISPDTGKEVFDGKNLLGFPGVVDAHMHIGIYQPLDKDAVTETKAAAMGGVTTSLNYIRTGQYYLNKGGSYRDFFPEVLALSAGNFFVDYSYHIAPIASQHIDEIPLLFEEHGVSSFKIFMFYGGYGLHGLSDQQNLFLMINKEERYDFAHFEFIMRGLTRLMEKHPEARDTISLSLHCEVAEILNAYTKIVENDSSLSGLHAYSAARPPHSEGLAICIASYLANETNCANINLLHLSSRKAMEAALTMQTAFPHINFRREVTVGHLLLDVDTPNTIWAKVNPPIRPRADVEYLWQAVLNNQVDWIVSDHACCSAEQKRSAKDPNNIWLAKSGFGGTEYLLSGVLSEGSKRGMSYNQMAKLLSWNPSRRFGLLEKGDIAIGYDADLVLVDPNESFVVCAAESESQQGYTPFEGVELSGRVKSTFLRGNLIYNNGKVLGSPIGRYLKRPSRMCT
- a CDS encoding DUF4437 domain-containing protein; translated protein: MGEENINFNFAEENQTDDFLHVASVKEDWGGDGRGRMNLSGRCTAISKEYVPRQYQFFDTNAVPEEHAWRVSGMPEDVVVGSRRLLTWHGNGASTSRVVIPPQFEAPSGFFTSDLEIFVLRGAIQVGEWQLNKHSYSFIPAGVRVGPWKVLGDEEAEILWMENGSLKYKYALNNHPDARLSGFIPALDSKLLPWGNTETVQFVQANKKWLRKDSNGGGVWLLAILPHYDSKSPMIQCYNEEGYCLAGYCDIGDERFVKDYFGYIPSFTTSPWHRTDDGCLFFIRVDRDLSQVATVLSYPH